A single region of the Carassius gibelio isolate Cgi1373 ecotype wild population from Czech Republic chromosome A14, carGib1.2-hapl.c, whole genome shotgun sequence genome encodes:
- the LOC128027311 gene encoding neuroblast differentiation-associated protein AHNAK-like isoform X27, protein MADEQDTREVLFPQWMGADKHGLTIEQKGQGEIFVKEVKDESPAAHTGNVHEGDQIVGATIYFDNMSSEETAELLKTLNQHKVGLKLQNKTGDKSPCRSPMGTLSWEGRGGLGGSSSDIFLSGDDEDYKRIYTKKIKPRLKSEDLAEGVDVRTERHSSTSSDGCTITTITRRITTYTVDVPGGTSQQIDHSSPEFKIQVLQHEQLEGDTTPIRLPHSSLVSGVHRGIKMGDISLSGPHMTGSCVKHCSTESSKTTSELDGSGKEITFNVSDTGLSGGKGQRVIEHIRRTEVTAGSSEHSGNVTMGLGKDVKNIYSPSMMGGTELSTVKDSHVSGFSISGDTGDSIGRESLSKFHKDGSDDKTKLSKVTIDVQRPKESPNVEVNFNNQNLKDFSQRGFSITGNQEISAQEPDTVVSLSKADVKITSTDMDIRGLELKIDGHKGIVKDVTFDVPSNTAQRISMPDVDLNLKGQKAKRNLSAPNVEGVKGDFTVPKVKIPSFGFKTSEVKGPDVDANLVKAKMEIRTQDVDMNTPELNILRSEGKVKDPQIKMPSISGPKISVSEMNLNVKGSTLKEDINVSTQKVEGDVKAPKIEGPELQGTDGHFKIPKMKMPSFGIHASKVEGPDVDVNLPYADMKIKSPELDINGCEGKINGSKFKMSMPDVDLNLKGPKLKGDVDVSIPKVEGDIKAPKAEIECPDIEGPESGFKMPKIKMPSFGMKGPKVEGPDVNVKIPKVNTEVKAPEVDIKAPELDIAGTEGKIKGPKFKMSTVSGPKMSMSDVDFNLKGPKLKGDVDVSIPKVEGDLKAPKVEIEGPDIEGPEGHFKMPKFHMPSFGMKGPKVEGPDVDVKIPKADIGVKAPDIDINAPELDIEGPEGKIKGPKFKIPSISGPNISMPNVDFNLKGPKLKGDVDMSIPKVEGDLKAPKVEIEGPDIEGPEGRFKMPKFHMPSFGMKGPKVDGPDVDVKIPEADIEVNAPDIDINAPELDIEGPEGKIKGPKFKIPSISGPKISMPNVDFNLKGPKLKGDVDMSIPKVEGDLKAPKVEIEGPDIEGPEGRFKMPKFHMPSFGMKGPKVDGPDVDVKIPKADIEVNAPDIDINAPELDIEGPEGKIKGPKFKIPSISGPNISMPDVDFNLKGPKLKGDVDMSIPKVEGDLKAPKVEIEGPDIEGPEGRFKMPKFHMPSFGMKGPKVDGPDVNVKIPKADIEVHAPDVDIKAPELDTEGPEGKIKGPKFKIPSISGPKISMPDVDFNLKGPKLKGDVDMSIPKVEGDLKAPKVEIEGPDIEGPEGRFKMPKFRMPSFGMKGPKVDGPDLDMKIPKASIDVHAPDMDINAPELDIEGPEGKIKGPKFNMPSISGPKLSMPDFDFNLKGPKLKGDIDVSIPKVEGDLKAPKVEIEGPAIEGPEGHFKMPKFHMPSFGMKGPKVEGPDVDVKIPKADIGIKAPDIDINAPELDVEGPEGKIKGPKFKIPSISGPNISMPNVDFNLKGPKLKGDVDVSIPKVEGDLKAPKVEVEGPDIEGPAGRFKMAKFRMPSFGMKGPKVEGPDVDLKIPKADIEVNAPDIDINAPELDIEGPEGKIKGPKFKIPSISGPNISMPDVDFNLKGPKLKGDVDVSMPKVEGDLKAPKGEIGGPVIGGPQGRFKMPKFRMPSFGMKGPKVEGPDVDVKIPKADIEVNAPDMDIRAPELNIEGPEGKTKGPKFKLPTMSDPKISMPDVDFNLKGPKLKGDVDVSMPKVEGDLKAPKGEIEGPDIEGPEGHFKKPKFHMPSFGMKGPKVEGPDVDVKIPKADIGVKVPDMDINAPELDFEGPEGKIKGPKFNMPSISGPKLSMPDFDFNLKGPKLKGDIDVSIPKVEGDLKAPKVEIEGPDIEGPDGHFKMPKFHMPSFGMKGPKVEGPDVDVKIPKADIEVKAPDIDINAPELDIEGPEGKIKGPKLKIPSISGPKISMPDVDFNLKGPKLKGDVDMSIPRVEGDLKAPKVEIGGPDIEGPQGRFKMPKFRMPSFGMKGTKVEGPDVDVKIPEADIEVNAPDMDIRAPELNIEGPEGKIKGPKVKLPTMSGPKISMPDVDFNLKGPKLKGDVDVSMPKVEGDLKAPNVEIEGPDIEGPDGRFKMPKFHMPSFGMKGPKVEGPDVDVKIPKADIEVNAPDVDIKAPELDIKGPEGKIKGPKFNMPSISGPKLSMPDFDFNLKGPKLKGDIDVSIPKVEGDLKAPKVEIEGPDIEGPDGRVKMPKFHMPSFGMKGPKVEGPDVNVKIPKEDIEVKAPDIDINAPELDIEGPEGKIKGPKYNMPSFSGPKLSMPDFDFNLKGPKLKGDVDVSIPKLEGDIDVPKVEIEGPEGGFKMPKMKMPSFKMKGPQVEGPDVDVKIPKADIEVKAPDMDINAPELDIDLPEGKIKGPKVKMPSVSGPEGPNVEINFPETNVKKPKFKMPKFGFKGSKIEAPDVDFKHPKGSKVKGQAGVSLEGDVFMPKLEVDSSSVEIKSPEGGFKMPKFKMPKFGFKSPQEDIDVSVPCGDVDLNSPDIDIKTCDLKVEGPEGRIKGTKFKMPSISGTNISLPDVDLNFKSPKVKSDIDVSGPRISGDIKAPKMDIECPDVDLEGPEGGFKMPKMKMPLFGFKGPKLEGSDIDINLSKADVDIKGPEIDIKTPDLDIEGPEGKIKGPKFNMPSISGPKISMQDVNLNLKSPKVKGDLDFSVPKISGDIKAPKVDIEGPDINLEGPEGDFKMPSFGLKGPKVEGPDVDISLPKADVDIKGPEIDVKVPDLDIEAPDGGLKHVRPLKFTGPNLGIKSSGGNLSMPEKDLGARIDVKSPDINISGTDANIKVPKMNKSKFSIRVKSPKLDADIPDSGGSAEGPDIDVKENKGKFKLSKVKGKSKTFDGDLKLETNEPDLQMKSIKVKKPLFGKLHFPNVEFDIKSPKVKGSSSASGTIKSNVDLPSASLKTDIQTPDFSGPNFQTKGGKIKMLNLGISGSEIKTPELDVRNVSLDLPEKAFNSQDVSVAGSGINGKSRANIDLEGKIQDVRLTVPAVNVHGGALDADLNLTEQKGVKGSIEIPGFNVRGQKEETASGLDVKPDASLSGVMEYQDVNVTFPKIKVPKFGVALPKVDSGELAAGSKVSSQSLEMENTEMKSSGGKVKVKMPKLFTKSKSKGGSAADLTVEGEEIDVTSKGGAKVSKEFSLSSGELTSGKLAVEGSSGFKVTPKSKSASLDLLKRKPLHSSSVSDEGGLASPVSAEGHLQTEGGNVSVDVGEKVKGKKGKFKFATVGGFSSKSKGSYEVTDESEVRMEGAGGVAQSSKKSRMSSSSSNDSGSKSSFRLPRLEIAVSQKK, encoded by the exons AGTGGGGATGACGAAGACTATAAAAGAATCTACACTAAGAAAATTAAACCAAGACTAAAGTCTGAGGATCTTGCTGAGGGTGTTGATGTACGCACAGAACGTCACAGCAGCACAAGCAGTGATGGTTGCACCATTACTACAATCACTCGTCGAATAACTACCTACACTGTGGATGTGCCCGGGGGGACTAGTCAGCAGATTGATCACTCAAGCCCTGAGTTCAAAATTCAGGTTTTGCAACATGAGCAGTTGGAGGGGGATACTACTCCGATCAGATTACCACATAGTAGCCTTGTTAGTGGTGTACACAGAGGTATAAAAATGGGTGACATATCTCTTAGCGGGCCTCATATGACTGGCTCCTGTGTGAAGCACTGTAGCACAGAATCTTCCAAAACAACAAGTGAATTAGATGGTAGTGggaaagaaattacatttaatgtgtCAGACACTGGACTGTCAGGTGGAAAAGGACAGAGGGTGATAGAACATATTCGAAGGACTGAAGTTACTGCAGGGAGTAGTGAACACTCTGGCAACGTTACCATGGGGTTAGGCAAAGACGTGAAAAATATTTATTCTCCAAGTATGATGGGAGGAACTGAACTTTCTACAGTAAAGGACTCTCATGTTTCAGGTTTTTCCATTAGTGGAGATACAGGGGACAGTATTGGGAGAGAATCTTTGTCTAAATTTCATAAGGATGGGTCTGATGATAAAACCAAATTGTCTAAGGTTACCATAGATGTTCAGAGACCCAAGGAAAGTCCAAATGTAGAGGTGAATTTTAACAATCAAAATCTCAAAGATTTTAGTCAGAGAGGTTTTAGCATAACTGGGAATCAGGAAATTTCAGCTCAGGAACCTGATACAGTAGTAAGTCTATCCAAAGCTGATGTTAAAATCACATCAACAGATATGGACATTAGGGGTCTGGAGCTTAAAATTGATGGACATAAGGGTATAGTAAAAGATGTTACATTTGATGTGCCGTCAAATACTGCTCAAAGAATTTCTATGCCAGATGTGGATTTGAACCTGAAAGGACAAAAAGCGAAAAGAAATTTGTCTGCTCCAAATGTTGAGGGAGTCAAAGGTGACTTTACTGTTCCAAAGGTCAAAATACCCTCATTTGGATTTAAAACTTCAGAAGTGAAGGGTCCTGATGTtgatgcaaatcttgtcaaagcCAAAATGGAGATTAGAACACAAGATGTGGATATGAATACTCCAGAGCTTAACATTTTGAGATCTGAAGGAAAAGTTAAAGATCCCCaaatcaaaatgccatcaatCTCTGGTCCTAAGATTTCAGTGTCTGAAATGAACTTAAATGTAAAAGGGTCAACACTAAAAGAGGACATCAACGTGTCTACTCAAAAAGTGGAAGGAGATGTTAAGGCACCTAAGATTGAGGGTCCAGAACTTCAAGGTACTGATGGTCATTTTAAaataccaaaaatgaaaatgccttCATTTGGAATCCATGCTTCAAAAGTAGAGGGCCCTGATGTTGATGTAAATCTTCCCTATGCTGACATGAAAATCAAAAGTCCAGAGCTTGACATTAATGGATGTGAGGGAAAGATCAACGGCTCCAAATTCAAAATGTCTATGCCAGATGTTGACCTCAATCTAAAAGGTCCAAAACTGAAAGGTGATGTTGATGTTTCTATTCCAAAAGTGGAAGGAGATATTAAAGCACCAAAAGCTGAGATAGAATGCCCAGACATTGAAGGACCCGAGAGTGGTTTTAAGATGCCAAAGATCAAAATGCCATCATTCGGAATGAAGGGGCCAAAAGTGGAAGGACCAGATGTTAATGTGAAAATCCCTAAAGTCAATACTGAAGTTAAGGCACCAGAGGTGGATATCAAAGCTCCAGAGTTAGACATTGCAGGAACTGAAGGAAAAATCAAGGGCCCCAAATTCAAGATGTCAACAGTGTCTGGTCCAAAGATGTCTATGTCAGATGTTGACTTCAACCTGAAAGGTCCAAAACTGAAAGGTGATGTTGACGTGTCCATTCCCAAAGTGGAAGGAGATcttaaagcaccaaaagttgagaTTGAAGGCCCAGacattgaaggacctgagggtCATTTTAAGATGCCAAAGTTCCACATGCCATCATTTGGAATGAAGGGTCCAAAAGTGGAGGGTCCAGATGTTGATGTGAAAATCCCTAAAGCTGATATTGGAGTTAAGGCTCCAGATATTGACATTAATGCTCCAGAGTTAGACATTGAAG GTcctgagggaaaaatcaagggccCCAAGTTCAAGATCCCATCAATCTCTGGCCCAAATATTTCTATGCCAAATGTTGACTTCAACCTGAAAGGTCCAAAACTGAAAG GTGATGTTGACATGTCCATTCCCAAAGTGGAAGGAGATcttaaagcaccaaaagttgagaTTGAAGGCCCAGacattgaaggacctgagggtCGTTTTAAGATGCCAAAATTCCACATGCCATCATTCGGAATGAAGGGTCCAAAAGTGGATGGTCCAGATGTTGATGTGAAAATCCCTGAAGCCGATATTGAAGTTAATGCACCAGATATTGACATCAATGCTCCAGAGTTAGACATTGAAGGTcctgagggaaaaatcaagggccCCAAGTTCAAGATCCCATCAATCTCTGGCCCAAAAATTTCTATGCCAAATGTTGACTTCAACCTGAAAGGTCCAAAACTGAAAGGTGATGTTGACATGTCCATTCCCAAAGTGGAAGGAGATcttaaagcaccaaaagttgagaTTGAAGGCCCAGacattgaaggacctgagggtCGTTTTAAGATGCCAAAATTCCACATGCCATCATTCGGAATGAAGGGTCCAAAAGTGGATGGTCCAGATGTTGATGTGAAAATCCCTAAAGCCGATATTGAAGTTAATGCACCAGATATTGACATCAATGCTCCAGAGTTAGACATTGAAGGTcctgagggaaaaatcaagggccCCAAGTTCAAGATCCCATCAATCTCTGGCCCAAATATTTCTATGCCAGATGTTGACTTCAACCTGAAAGGTCCAAAACTGAAAGGTGATGTTGACATGTCCATTCCCAAAGTGGAAGGAGATcttaaagcaccaaaagttgagaTTGAAGGCCCAGacattgaaggacctgagggtCGTTTTAAGATGCCAAAATTTCACATGCCATCATTCGGAATGAAGGGTCCAAAAGTGGATGGTCCAGATGTTAATGTGAAAATCCCTAAAGCCGATATTGAAGTTCATGCACCAGATGTGGATATTAAAGCTCCAGAGTTAGACACTGAAGGAcctgagggaaaaatcaagggccCCAAATTCAAGATCCCATCAATATCTGGCCCAAAGATTTCTATGCCAGATGTTGACTTCAACCTGAAAGGTCCAAAACTGAAAGGTGATGTTGACATGTCCATTCCCAAAGTGGAAGGAGATcttaaagcaccaaaagttgagaTTGAAGGCCCAGacattgaaggacctgagggtCGTTTTAAGATGCCAAAGTTCCGCATGCCATCATTCGGAATGAAGGGTCCAAAAGTGGACGGTCCAGATCTTGATATGAAAATCCCTAAAGCCAGTATTGACGTTCATGCACCAGATATGGATATCAATGCTCCAGAGTTAGacattgaaggacctgagggaaaaatcaagggccCCAAGTTTAACATGCCATCAATCTCTGGTCCAAAGCTTTCTATGCCAGACTTTGACTTCAACCTGAAAGGTCCAAAACTGAAAGGTGATATTGACGTGTCCATTCCTAAGGTGGAAGGAGATcttaaagcaccaaaagttgagaTTGAAGGCCCAGCcattgaaggacctgagggtCATTTTAAGATGCCAAAGTTCCACATGCCATCATTTGGAATGAAGGGTCCAAAAGTGGAGGGTCCAGATGTTGATGTGAAAATCCCTAAAGCTGATATTGGAATTAAGGCTCCAGATATTGACATCAATGCTCCAGAGTTAGACGTTGAAG GTcctgagggaaaaatcaagggccCCAAGTTCAAGATTCCATCAATCTCTGGCCCAAATATTTCTATGCCAAATGTTGACTTCAACCTGAAAGGTCCAAAACTGAAAGGTGATGTTGATGTGTCCATTCCAAAAGTGGAAGGAGATcttaaagcaccaaaagttgaggTTGAAGGCCCAGACATTGAAGGACCTGCTGGTCGTTTTAAGATGGCAAAGTTCCGCATGCCATCATTCGGAATGAAGGGTCCAAAAGTGGAGGGTCCAGATGTTGATCTGAAAATTCCTAAAGCCGATATTGAAGTTAATGCACCAGATATTGACATCAATGCTCCAGAGTTAGACATTGAAGGTcctgagggaaaaatcaagggccCCAAGTTCAAGATCCCATCAATCTCTGGCCCAAATATTTCTATGCCAGATGTTGACTTCAACCTGAAAGGTCCAAAACTGAAAGGTGATGTTGATGTGTCCATGCCCAAAGTGGAAGGAGATCTTAAAGCACCAAAAGGTGAGATTGGAGGCCCAGTCATTGGAGGACCTCAGGGTCGTTTTAAGATGCCAAAGTTCCGCATGCCATCATTCGGAATGAAGGGTCCAAAAGTGGAAGGTCCAGATGTTGATGTGAAAATCCCTAAAGCTGATATTGAAGTTAATGCTCCAGATATGGACATCAGAGCTCCCGAGTTAAacattgaaggacctgagggaaAAACCAAGGGTCCCAAATTCAAGTTGCCAACAATGTCTGATCCAAAGATTTCTATGCCAGATGTTGACTTCAACCTGAAAGGTCCAAAACTGAAAGGTGATGTTGATGTGTCCATGCCCAAAGTGGAAGGAGATCTTAAAGCACCAAAAGGTGAGATTGAAGGCCCAGacattgaaggacctgagggtCATTTTAAGAAGCCAAAGTTCCACATGCCATCATTCGGAATGAAGGGTCCAAAAGTGGAGGGTCCAGATGTTGATGTGAAAATCCCTAAAGCTGATATTGGAGTTAAGGTTCCAGATATGGATATCAACGCTCCAGAATTAGACTTTGAAGGAcctgagggaaaaatcaagggccCCAAATTTAACATGCCATCAATCTCTGGTCCAAAGCTTTCTATGCCAGACTTTGACTTCAACCTGAAAGGTCCAAAACTGAAAGGTGATATTGACGTGTCCATTCCTAAAGTGGAAGGAGATcttaaagcaccaaaagttgagaTTGAAGGCCCAGACATTGAAGGACCTGATGGTCATTTTAAGATGCCAAAATTCCACATGCCATCATTCGGAATGAAGGGTCCAAAAGTCGAGGGTCCAGATGTCGATGTGAAAATCCCTAAAGCCGATATTGAAGTTAAGGCTCCAGATATAGATATCAATGCTCCAGAGTTAGacattgaaggacctgagggaaaaatcaagggccCCAAATTAAAGATCCCATCAATCTCTGGCCCAAAGATTTCAATGCCAGATGTTGATTTTAACCTGAAAGGTCCAAAACTGAAAGGTGATGTTGACATGTCCATTCCCAGAGTGGAAGGAGATCtcaaagcaccaaaagttgagaTTGGAGGCCCAGACATTGAAGGACCTCAGGGTCGTTTTAAGATGCCAAAGTTCCGCATGCCATCATTCGGAATGAAGGGTACAAAAGTGGAAGGTCCAGATGTTGATGTGAAAATCCCTGAAGCCGATATTGAAGTTAATGCTCCAGATATGGACATCAGAGCTCCCGAGTTAAacattgaaggacctgagggaaaaatcaagggTCCCAAAGTCAAGTTGCCAACAATGTCTGGTCCAAAGATTTCTATGCCAGATGTTGACTTCAACCTGAAAGGTCCAAAACTGAAAGGTGATGTTGACGTGTCCATGCCCAAAGTGGAAGGAGATCTTAAAGCACCAAACGTTGAGATTGAAGGCCCAGACATTGAAGGACCTGATGGTCGTTTTAAGATGCCAAAATTCCACATGCCATCATTCGGAATGAAGGGTCCAAAAGTGGAGGGTCCAGATGTGGATGTGAAAATCCCTAAAGCCGATATTGAAGTTAATGCACCAGATGTGGATATCAAAGCTCCAGAGTTAGACATTAAAGGAcctgagggaaaaatcaagggccCTAAATTTAACATGCCATCAATCTCTGGTCCAAAGCTTTCTATGCCAGACTTTGACTTCAACCTGAAAGGTCCAAAACTAAAAGGTGATATTGACGTGTCCATTCCTAAAGTGGAAGGAGATcttaaagcaccaaaagttgagaTTGAAGGCCCAGACATTGAAGGACCTGATGGTCGTGTTAAGATGCCAAAATTCCACATGCCATCATTCGGAATGAAGGGTCCAAAAGTGGAGGGTCCAGATGTCAATGTGAAAATCCCTAAAGAAGATATTGAAGTTAAGGCTCCAGATATAGATATCAATGCTCCAGAGTTAGacattgaaggacctgagggaaAAATAAAGGGCCCCAAATACAACATGCCATCATTCTCCGGTCCAAAGCTTTCTATGCCAGACTTTGACTTCAACCTGAAAGGTCCAAAACTGAAAGGTGATGTTGATGTGTCCATTCCTAAACTGGAAGGAGATATTGATGTACCAAAAGTTGAAATTGAAGGACCTGAGGGTGGTTTTAAgatgccaaaaatgaaaatgccatcATTTAAAATGAAGGGTCCACAAGTGGAGGGTCCAGATGTTGATGTGAAAATCCCTAAAGCTGATATTGAAGTTAAGGCTCCAGATATGGATATCAATGCTCCAGAGTTAGACATAGATTTGCCTGAAGGAAAAATCAAGGGCCCAAAAGTCAAGATGCCATCAGTATCTGGTCCTGAAGGTCCTAATGTTGAGATTAATTTTCCAgaaacaaatgtgaaaaagccAAAATTCAAAATGCCCAAGTTTGGATTTAAAGGGTCAAAAATTGAAGCACCTGATGTTGATTTCAAACATCCGAAAGGATCTAAAGTGAAAGGTCAAGCAGGTGTCAGTTTGGAGGGTGATGTCTTCATGCCAAAATTGGAAGTTGATTCTTCAAGTGTAGAAATTAAAAGTCCAGAGGGAGGATTCAAGATGCCAAAATTTAAAATGccaaaatttggttttaaatcacCCCAAGAAGATATTGATGTCAGTGTACCTTGTGGTGATGTTGATTTAAATTCACCTGATATTGACATCAAAACATGTGATCTTAAAGTTGAAGGACCTGAGGGACGAATCAAGGGCACCAAATTCAAAATGCCTTCTATATCTGGTACAAACATTTCTTTGCCAGATGTAGACTTAAACTTTAAAAGTCCAAAAGTCAAGAGTGATATTGATGTTTCTGGACCCAGGATTTCAGGGGACATAAAGGCTCCAAAGATGGATATTGAATGTCCTGATGTTGATTTAGAGGGCCCAGAAGGTGGTTTCAAAATGcctaaaatgaaaatgccatTATTTGGGTTCAAAGGTCCTAAATTGGAGGGCTCTGATATTGACATTAATCTCTCCAAAGCAGATGTTGACATTAAAGGACCTGAAATTGACATAAAAACACCTGATCTTGacattgaaggacctgagggGAAAATCAAAGGTCCCAAGTTCAACATGCCTTCCATATCAGGTCCAAAGATCTCTATGCAAGATGTCAACTTAAATCTTAAAAGCCCCAAAGTCAAGGGTGATTTGGATTTTTCTGTACCAAAGATTTCAGGGGACATAAAAGCTCCAAAAGTGGACATTGAAGGTCCTGATATTAATTTAGAGGGCCCAGAAGGTGACTTCAAAATGCCATCATTTGGGCTCAAAGGTCCTAAAGTGGAGGGCCCAGATGTTGACATCAGTCTTCCCAAAGCAGATGTTGACATTAAAGGACCTGAAATTGATGTTAAAGTTCCTGATCTTGACATTGAAGCCCCCGATGGTGGTTTAAAACATGTTAGGCCCCTCAAATTCACAGGTCCCAACCTTGGAATAAAGTCTTCAGGTGGCAATCTTTCAATGCCTGAAAAAGATTTAGGTGCGAGGATTGATGTCAAAAGCCCCGATATCAATATCAGTGGAACAGATGCAAATATCAAGGTgccaaaaatgaataaatctaaattttCAATTAGAGTTAAGAGCCCAAAACTGGATGCAGATATTCCTGATTCTGGTGGTAGTGCAGAAGGGCCTGATATAGATGTGAAAGAAAATAAGGGTAAATTCAAACTGTCTAAAGTGAAGGGAAAGTCTAAAACGTTTGATGGTGATCTCAAGTTGGAGACAAATGAACCTGACCTACAGATGAAGTCAATCAAAGTAAAGAAACCTCTTTTTGGAAAGTTACATTTTCCTAATGTGGAATTTGATATCAAATCTCCAAAAGTTAAAGGTAGTTCATCTGCATCTGGAACTATAAAATCTAATGTTGATTTGCCTTCTGCAAGCCTTAAAACTGatattcagacaccagatttCAGTGGTCCCAATTTCCAAACAAAAGGGGGAAAAATCAAAATGCTAAACCTCGGCATTTCTGGCTCTGAGATAAAAACTCCTGAACTGGATGTTAGAAATGTATCATTAGATCTTCCAGAAAAAGCTTTTAATTCCCAAGATGTCAGTGTAGCAGGATCAGGCATTAATGGAAAAAGCAGGGCTAACATTGACTTAGAAGGAAAAATACAGGATGTTAGGTTGACAGTGCCTGCTGTAAATGTTCATGGTGGTGCTTTAGATGCTGATTTAAATCTCACTGAACAAAAAGGAGTAAAAGGGAGCATAGAAATACCAGGCTTTAATGTACGAGGACAAAAAGAAGAGACTGCAAGTGGGCTAGACGTGAAGCCAGATGCATCATTATCTGGTGTGATGGAGTACCAAGATGTTAATGTAACCTTTCCTAAAATCAAAGTACCAAAGTTTGGTGTTGCATTGCCTAAAGTAGATTCAGGTGAATTGGCTGCTGGTTCTAAAGTTAGCTCCCAAAGTCTGGAAATGGAGAACACTGAAATGAAAAGCAGTGGTGGAAAAGTGAAAGTCAAAATGCCAAAATTATTTACCAAATCTAAATCTAAAGGTGGTAGTGCAGCTGATCTTACTGTTGAGGGAGAAGAAATTGATGTTACCAGTAAAGGTGGTGCAAAGGTGTCTAAGGAGTTTAGCCTTAGTTCTGGGGAATTGACAAGTGGCAAGTTAGCAGTAGAGGGAAGTTCTGGGTTTAAAGTTACACCAAAGAGTAAATCTGCCTCCCTTGACCTCTTAAAAAGAAAACCGCTTCACTCATCTTCTGTAAGTGATGAGGGAGGTTTAGCTTCCCCTGTTTCTGCTGAAGGCCACTTACAGACAGAGGGTGGCAATGTTTCAGTTGATGTTGGAGAAAAGGTTAAAGGCAAAAAAGGAAAGTTCAAGTTTGCCACAGTTGGAGGTTTTAGCTCAAAAAGTAAAGGTTCATATGAAGTGACCGATGAAAGCGAAGTTAGAATGGAGGGTGCTGGTGGAGTTGCTCAGTCTTCAAAGAAGTCCAGAATGTCATCATCATCTAGCAATGACAGTGGTTCAAAAAGCAGTTTTCGGTTACCACGACTCGAAATTGCGGTTTcccaaaaaaaatag